One window of Solwaraspora sp. WMMA2056 genomic DNA carries:
- a CDS encoding cellulase family glycosylhydrolase gives MNRQATTARGRRWRAGLVAGGVTAALVGGSIAIAASAHAATGCRVVYSAPSQWPGGFTANVAVTNLGDPINGWRLTWTFPAGQQVTQAWNATVTSSGSQVTATNVSYNANLGTNATVSFGFNGSWTGSNTAPTSFALNGVTCTGSVGPTTPPPPTTAPPTTAPPTTAPPSPTPTVTPRPPGDPQAVVNDMQPGWNLGNTLDATGDNLAGSGETSWGNPLVTQALIRNIKAQGFKSIRIPTTWTHHHGAAPNYTIDATRLARVKQVVDWALAEDLYVMINLHHDSWQWIHTMPSNRSTVLARYSALWTQLATTFRDSSPKLHFESVNEPQFANSSGDAQNAQLLDELNRTFHRIVRGSGGNNATRLLILPTLHTSSDQARLDELASTFTALGDRNLIATVHYYGYWPFSVNVAGGYRFDATAQQDVIDSLNRVQNTFVSRGIPVVIGEFGLLGFDRHTGTIQQGEKLKFFEFFGYHTRTRNIATQLWDNGQHLGRTSFQWSDPELIAQIKSAWTTRSGTAASDMVFVPRTGAVTAKSLTLNLNGLNFQSLRQGSTNLVQGTDYTVSGNQLTLTAAALTRLVGNRAYGVNATLHAHFSAGVPWRIDILSNDRPVLQNATGTTSAFSIPTAFNGDQLATMEARYADGSNAGPHNWTSYKEFDVTFAPNYSANNISLTSTFFAEVNDNAPVTLTFHFWSGATVTYTVRRSGSSVTGTVG, from the coding sequence ATGAATCGACAAGCAACGACGGCGCGCGGCAGGCGGTGGCGCGCCGGCCTGGTGGCCGGCGGCGTGACCGCGGCACTGGTCGGCGGCAGCATCGCTATCGCGGCCAGCGCCCACGCGGCGACCGGCTGCCGCGTGGTGTACTCGGCACCGTCGCAGTGGCCCGGCGGCTTCACCGCCAACGTGGCCGTCACCAACCTCGGCGACCCGATCAACGGCTGGCGGCTGACCTGGACCTTCCCGGCCGGCCAGCAGGTGACCCAGGCGTGGAACGCCACCGTCACCAGTTCCGGCAGCCAGGTCACCGCCACCAACGTCAGCTACAACGCCAACCTCGGCACCAACGCGACCGTCTCGTTCGGTTTCAACGGTTCCTGGACCGGCAGCAACACCGCGCCGACCTCGTTCGCTCTCAACGGGGTCACCTGCACCGGCAGCGTCGGCCCGACGACCCCACCGCCACCCACCACCGCACCACCCACCACGGCACCGCCCACCACCGCGCCGCCGTCACCGACCCCGACCGTCACCCCCCGTCCACCGGGCGACCCGCAGGCGGTCGTCAACGACATGCAGCCCGGCTGGAACCTCGGCAACACGCTGGACGCCACCGGTGACAACCTCGCCGGCAGCGGCGAGACGTCCTGGGGCAACCCGCTGGTCACCCAGGCGCTGATCCGCAACATCAAGGCTCAGGGATTCAAGAGCATCCGGATCCCGACGACCTGGACCCACCACCATGGTGCCGCCCCCAACTACACGATCGACGCCACCCGGCTGGCCCGGGTCAAGCAGGTCGTCGACTGGGCGCTCGCCGAGGACCTGTACGTGATGATCAACCTGCACCACGACTCGTGGCAGTGGATCCACACGATGCCGAGCAACCGCAGCACCGTACTCGCCCGCTACTCGGCACTGTGGACCCAGCTGGCCACCACGTTCCGGGACTCGTCCCCCAAACTGCACTTCGAAAGCGTCAACGAGCCGCAGTTCGCCAACAGCTCCGGGGACGCCCAGAACGCCCAACTGCTGGACGAGCTGAACCGGACGTTCCACCGGATCGTCCGAGGCTCCGGCGGCAACAACGCCACCCGGCTGCTCATCCTGCCGACCCTGCACACCTCGTCGGACCAGGCCCGGCTGGACGAGCTGGCCAGCACCTTCACCGCGCTGGGCGACCGCAACCTGATCGCCACCGTGCACTACTACGGGTACTGGCCGTTCAGCGTGAACGTCGCCGGCGGGTACCGCTTCGACGCCACCGCCCAGCAGGACGTGATCGACTCGCTCAACCGGGTGCAGAACACCTTCGTCTCCCGGGGCATCCCGGTCGTCATCGGCGAGTTCGGACTGCTCGGCTTCGACCGGCACACCGGCACCATCCAACAGGGTGAGAAACTCAAGTTCTTCGAGTTCTTCGGCTACCACACCCGGACCCGCAACATCGCCACCCAGCTCTGGGACAACGGTCAGCACCTGGGCCGCACCAGCTTCCAGTGGAGCGATCCGGAGCTGATCGCCCAGATCAAGTCCGCCTGGACCACCCGGTCGGGCACCGCCGCCAGCGACATGGTCTTCGTACCGCGTACCGGCGCCGTCACGGCGAAGAGCCTGACGCTCAACCTCAACGGGCTGAACTTCCAGTCGCTGCGCCAGGGCAGCACCAACCTGGTACAGGGGACCGACTACACGGTCAGCGGCAACCAGCTGACATTGACCGCGGCGGCGCTGACCCGGCTGGTCGGCAACCGGGCGTACGGGGTGAACGCGACCCTGCACGCGCACTTCTCCGCCGGCGTCCCCTGGCGGATCGACATCCTCTCGAACGACCGGCCGGTGCTGCAGAACGCGACCGGCACCACATCGGCGTTCAGCATCCCGACCGCCTTCAACGGCGATCAGTTGGCCACGATGGAGGCGCGGTACGCCGACGGATCCAACGCCGGCCCGCACAACTGGACGTCGTACAAGGAGTTCGACGTCACGTTCGCGCCGAACTACAGCGCCAACAACATCTCGTTGACCTCGACCTTCTTCGCCGAGGTCAACGACAACGCCCCGGTCACGCTCACCTTCCACTTCTGGAGCGGGGCGACGGTCACCTACACGGTGCGCCGTAGCGGCTCATCGGTGACCGGCACCGTCGGATAG
- the dxr gene encoding 1-deoxy-D-xylulose-5-phosphate reductoisomerase, translating to MVLLGSTGSIGTQAVDIVTRNPDRFRIVGLGAGGGNVELLAEQALRLQVDVVAVARASAAQDLQLAFYAEASRQGYPTGGFKIPKILAGPAAMAELAEWPCDVVLNGVDGSRGLAPTLAALRAGRTLALANKESLIAGGPIVRAAVQRPDQIVPVDSEHSALAQCLRSGTAAEVDRLVVTASGGPFRGRPRAELTEVTPAQALAHPTWNMGPVITINSATLVNKGLEIIEAHELFGVPYPRIEVVVHPQSVIHSMVEFVDGSTIAQASLPDMRLPIALALGWPARVPAAAAPVDWTRAHTWEFAPLDEATFPAVALAKQAGAAGRCRPAVYNAANEECVAAFVAGRLPFLGIVDTVDRVLQSAPDFDEPGTVEDVLAAESWARARAQEFIGASAEGA from the coding sequence ATCGTCCTGCTCGGTTCGACCGGTTCGATCGGCACCCAGGCGGTCGACATCGTCACCCGCAACCCGGACCGGTTCCGCATCGTCGGCCTCGGCGCGGGCGGCGGCAACGTCGAGTTGCTGGCGGAGCAGGCGCTGCGGCTGCAGGTCGACGTGGTCGCGGTGGCCCGCGCCTCGGCGGCCCAGGACCTGCAGCTCGCCTTCTACGCCGAGGCGTCCCGGCAGGGCTACCCGACCGGCGGGTTCAAGATCCCGAAGATCCTGGCCGGCCCGGCGGCGATGGCCGAGCTCGCCGAGTGGCCGTGTGACGTGGTGCTCAACGGGGTCGACGGCTCCCGGGGGCTGGCGCCGACCCTGGCCGCCCTGCGGGCCGGCCGGACCCTGGCGCTGGCCAACAAGGAGTCGCTGATCGCCGGCGGGCCGATCGTGCGGGCCGCGGTGCAGCGCCCGGACCAGATCGTGCCGGTCGACTCCGAACACTCGGCACTTGCCCAGTGTCTGCGCTCCGGTACGGCGGCCGAGGTGGACCGGCTGGTGGTGACCGCCAGCGGTGGCCCGTTCCGGGGCCGGCCCCGCGCCGAGCTGACCGAGGTGACTCCGGCCCAGGCGCTGGCCCACCCGACGTGGAACATGGGACCGGTCATCACGATCAACTCGGCGACCCTGGTCAACAAGGGGCTGGAGATCATCGAGGCGCACGAACTGTTCGGTGTTCCGTACCCTCGTATCGAGGTCGTGGTCCATCCGCAGTCGGTGATCCACTCGATGGTGGAGTTCGTGGACGGCTCGACGATCGCCCAGGCCAGCCTGCCGGACATGCGGTTGCCGATCGCGCTCGCCCTGGGCTGGCCGGCCCGGGTGCCGGCCGCCGCCGCGCCGGTGGACTGGACCCGCGCGCACACCTGGGAGTTCGCCCCGCTGGACGAGGCGACCTTCCCGGCGGTGGCGTTGGCCAAGCAGGCCGGGGCGGCCGGTCGGTGCCGCCCGGCGGTGTACAACGCGGCGAACGAGGAGTGTGTGGCGGCGTTCGTCGCCGGCAGGCTACCGTTCCTCGGCATCGTCGACACGGTGGACCGGGTGCTGCAGTCGGCACCGGACTTCGACGAACCGGGTACGGTCGAGGATGTGCTCGCTGCGGAATCCTGGGCGCGGGCCCGGGCGCAGGAGTTCATCGGTGCGTCGGCGGAGGGAGCTTGA
- a CDS encoding low temperature requirement protein A — protein MHDETPHPHPTAGGLRLVRRDARVTGDVSWMELFVDVLFVFAFLEITSLMAADTALLGTIRGILVVLLLWHCWTACVWLGNVVHVDRGGVPPMMAGIAAVLLIVAVAVPESFVDRPGSLAGPLVVVLGYLAVRTSVLAILTRSRWHEGPPGRRPAAIAWATLAASAPVLLTAALLPRWLMDLLPAAIDPELARIGLFATALAMDFMILAAVGRGSWQMVSPWHLAERHALVVLVALGETIISIGTGGGPGTAIPVTWSLIAAAGLGMLIVTLLWWSYFDLAKILAEHALARLSVVDQTRMARDAYSGMHLPMIAGLIVLALGLKQAVAATSGASGAAWGPTHVLIVYGGVLIYLAALVGFEWRTGRLFGRSPLLGIGLLLCLLPLATRLSVLGALALLAAGLVAMILADRTVFHSRHTQLHHMVESGASRLHGVVPRELFLDLVFVFAFLQVTVLMTRQTSGWGIVRGLTLLAMLWWAWTSYSWLANAVRTETTLVRLSTVGMATAVLLIGIAAPQAFDPAAGGLPGLLIIVFCYLAGQVMQAILLWQASQTDPTLRDLGRQAAVPSSVALLLLAGYAVVELATPGPVAGTPAVTVLWVAAITVQFVGSYPTGVHSWRPRSTRHWVDRYALITLIAFGQAVISVGLAVGERSISGGVILVAGIAAVILVLLWWSYFPTIDSARLALEARTGVDRAKLARDAFTYLHLPMIAGIIMVAYGLHQIVGDHDDTAIRYGHYAIYWGAAFYLLINQVYWWRLWRVVSWYRVVSAAAVVPLAVPTAWLSPFWALTTLTAFGLASATVEFVRLGDPRTRQPEFVG, from the coding sequence GTGCACGACGAGACCCCGCATCCGCACCCGACCGCCGGCGGCCTGCGCCTGGTGCGGCGCGACGCGCGGGTGACCGGCGACGTCAGCTGGATGGAACTCTTCGTCGACGTACTCTTCGTCTTCGCCTTCCTCGAGATCACCAGCCTGATGGCGGCCGACACCGCACTCCTCGGCACCATCCGGGGCATCCTGGTCGTCCTGCTGCTGTGGCACTGCTGGACCGCCTGCGTCTGGCTCGGCAACGTCGTGCACGTCGACCGTGGTGGGGTGCCACCGATGATGGCCGGGATCGCCGCCGTACTGCTGATCGTCGCGGTCGCGGTCCCCGAGTCGTTCGTCGACCGGCCTGGCAGCCTGGCTGGTCCGCTGGTCGTGGTGCTCGGCTACCTCGCGGTCCGGACCAGCGTCCTGGCGATCCTCACCCGGTCGCGCTGGCACGAAGGCCCACCCGGCCGGCGGCCGGCGGCCATCGCCTGGGCGACCCTCGCCGCCTCGGCGCCGGTGCTGCTCACCGCCGCGCTGCTGCCGCGGTGGCTGATGGACCTGCTGCCGGCGGCGATCGACCCGGAACTGGCGCGGATCGGGCTGTTCGCGACCGCGCTCGCCATGGACTTCATGATCCTGGCAGCCGTCGGACGGGGCAGCTGGCAGATGGTCTCGCCGTGGCACCTCGCCGAACGGCACGCCCTGGTGGTCCTGGTCGCCCTCGGCGAGACGATCATCTCGATCGGCACCGGTGGCGGGCCGGGCACGGCGATCCCGGTCACCTGGTCGTTGATCGCCGCCGCCGGGCTGGGGATGTTGATCGTCACCCTGCTGTGGTGGAGCTACTTCGACCTCGCCAAGATCCTCGCCGAGCACGCCCTGGCCCGCCTGTCCGTCGTCGACCAGACCCGGATGGCCCGGGACGCCTACAGCGGGATGCACCTGCCGATGATCGCCGGGTTGATCGTGCTGGCGCTCGGCCTCAAGCAGGCGGTCGCCGCGACCTCCGGAGCCTCCGGCGCGGCATGGGGGCCGACGCACGTCCTGATCGTCTACGGCGGGGTACTGATCTACCTCGCCGCCCTCGTCGGCTTCGAATGGCGGACCGGTCGGCTGTTCGGTCGCAGCCCACTGCTCGGCATCGGGCTGCTGCTCTGTCTGCTCCCCCTGGCCACCCGGCTGTCGGTGCTGGGTGCCCTGGCCCTGCTGGCCGCCGGCCTCGTCGCGATGATCCTCGCCGACCGCACCGTGTTCCACAGCCGGCACACCCAACTGCACCACATGGTCGAGTCCGGGGCGTCCCGGCTGCACGGCGTGGTCCCCCGGGAACTCTTCCTCGACCTGGTCTTCGTCTTCGCGTTCCTCCAGGTCACCGTGTTGATGACCCGGCAGACCTCGGGGTGGGGCATCGTCCGGGGGCTCACCCTGCTCGCGATGCTGTGGTGGGCCTGGACGTCGTACTCCTGGCTGGCCAACGCGGTGCGCACCGAGACCACCCTGGTCCGGTTGAGCACCGTCGGGATGGCCACGGCGGTCCTGCTGATCGGGATCGCCGCCCCGCAGGCGTTCGACCCGGCCGCCGGCGGCCTGCCCGGACTGCTGATCATCGTGTTCTGCTATCTCGCCGGCCAGGTGATGCAGGCCATCCTGTTGTGGCAGGCGTCGCAGACCGATCCGACGCTGCGCGACCTGGGCCGGCAGGCCGCCGTACCGTCCAGCGTCGCACTGCTGCTGCTCGCCGGCTACGCCGTCGTGGAGCTGGCGACGCCGGGCCCTGTCGCGGGAACGCCCGCCGTCACCGTGCTGTGGGTCGCGGCGATCACCGTCCAGTTCGTCGGCAGCTACCCCACCGGGGTCCACAGCTGGCGGCCCCGCTCCACCCGGCACTGGGTCGACCGGTACGCGCTGATCACGTTGATCGCGTTCGGCCAGGCGGTGATCTCAGTCGGTCTGGCGGTCGGCGAGCGCTCGATCTCGGGCGGCGTGATCCTGGTCGCCGGGATCGCCGCAGTCATCCTGGTCCTGCTCTGGTGGTCCTACTTCCCTACCATCGACTCGGCCCGGCTGGCCCTGGAGGCCAGGACCGGCGTCGACCGGGCGAAACTCGCCCGAGACGCCTTCACCTACCTGCATCTGCCGATGATCGCCGGCATCATCATGGTCGCGTACGGCCTGCACCAGATCGTCGGCGACCACGACGACACCGCGATCCGGTACGGGCACTACGCCATCTACTGGGGGGCGGCGTTCTACCTGCTGATCAACCAGGTGTACTGGTGGCGGCTCTGGCGCGTCGTGAGCTGGTACCGGGTGGTGAGCGCCGCCGCCGTCGTACCGCTGGCGGTGCCGACCGCGTGGCTGTCCCCGTTCTGGGCGCTGACGACCCTCACCGCGTTCGGCCTGGCGTCGGCGACGGTCGAGTTCGTTCGCCTGGGCGATCCGCGGACCCGCCAGCCCGAATTCGTCGGCTGA
- a CDS encoding MerR family transcriptional regulator — protein sequence MGTYPGTGMRVAELAAAAGVAPDTIRYYERAGLLPPAPRSAAGYRRYGADALDRLRFIQGCQRLGLRLREIADLLAVRDTGVCPCEPAEQLLRRRMAEVDAELARLTALRAEMAAMAAALPAAGCPPPEPGRWCPPDDQERR from the coding sequence ATGGGCACCTATCCCGGTACCGGGATGCGGGTCGCCGAACTGGCCGCGGCGGCCGGGGTGGCACCGGACACCATCCGCTACTACGAGCGGGCCGGGCTGCTGCCACCCGCGCCCCGGTCAGCCGCCGGCTACCGACGCTACGGCGCGGACGCGCTCGACCGGCTGCGGTTCATCCAGGGCTGCCAGCGGCTCGGGCTGCGGCTCCGGGAGATCGCCGACCTGCTCGCCGTCCGGGACACCGGGGTCTGCCCGTGTGAACCGGCCGAGCAGTTGCTGCGCCGTCGGATGGCCGAGGTCGACGCGGAACTGGCCCGGCTGACCGCGCTACGGGCCGAGATGGCGGCGATGGCCGCCGCCCTGCCGGCGGCCGGCTGCCCGCCGCCGGAGCCGGGCCGGTGGTGCCCACCGGACGACCAGGAGAGGAGGTGA
- the ispG gene encoding flavodoxin-dependent (E)-4-hydroxy-3-methylbut-2-enyl-diphosphate synthase — protein MTAVSLGIPAVPPPPLAPRRVSRQIMVGAVPVGGGAPVSVQSMTTTLTSDVNATLQQIAELTASGCQIVRVAVPSQDDADALPTIARKSQIPVIADIHFQPKYVFAAIDAGCAAVRVNPGNIRQFDDKVAEIAKAASAAGTPIRIGVNAGSLDKRLLAKYGKATAEALVESALWECSLFEEHGFRDIKISVKHNDPVVMIRAYRLLAQQCDYPLHLGVTEAGPAFQGTVKSAVAFGALLAEGIGDTIRVSLSAPPVEEIKVGTAILESLGLRERGLEIVSCPSCGRAQVDVYTLADQVTAALEGFPAPLRVAVMGCVVNGPGEAREADLGVASGNGKGQIFVKGEVIKTVPESQIVETLVEEALRLADAMGAELPEEMRELVSGPTVTVH, from the coding sequence GTGACCGCTGTCAGTCTGGGCATTCCCGCGGTGCCGCCGCCGCCGCTGGCGCCACGTCGGGTCAGCCGGCAGATCATGGTCGGTGCGGTGCCGGTCGGTGGCGGTGCGCCGGTCTCCGTACAGTCGATGACCACCACGTTGACGTCGGACGTCAACGCCACGTTGCAGCAGATCGCGGAGTTGACCGCGTCGGGCTGCCAGATCGTGCGGGTCGCCGTACCGTCGCAGGACGACGCCGACGCGTTGCCGACGATCGCCCGCAAGTCGCAGATCCCGGTGATCGCCGACATCCACTTCCAGCCCAAGTACGTCTTCGCCGCGATCGACGCGGGCTGCGCGGCGGTGCGGGTCAACCCGGGCAACATCCGGCAGTTCGACGACAAGGTGGCGGAGATCGCCAAGGCGGCGTCGGCGGCCGGTACGCCGATCCGGATCGGCGTCAACGCCGGTTCGCTGGACAAGCGGCTGCTGGCCAAGTACGGCAAGGCGACAGCCGAGGCGCTGGTCGAGTCGGCCCTGTGGGAGTGTTCGCTCTTCGAGGAGCACGGCTTCCGTGACATCAAGATCTCGGTCAAGCACAACGACCCGGTGGTGATGATCCGGGCGTACCGGCTGCTGGCGCAGCAGTGCGACTACCCGCTGCACCTCGGGGTGACCGAGGCCGGGCCGGCGTTCCAGGGCACGGTCAAGTCGGCGGTGGCGTTCGGTGCGCTGCTGGCCGAGGGGATCGGCGACACGATCCGGGTGTCGCTGTCCGCGCCGCCGGTGGAGGAGATCAAGGTCGGTACGGCGATCCTGGAGTCGCTCGGGCTGCGGGAACGGGGTCTGGAGATCGTTTCCTGCCCGTCCTGCGGGCGGGCCCAGGTGGACGTCTACACCCTGGCCGACCAGGTGACGGCAGCGCTGGAGGGGTTCCCGGCGCCGCTGCGGGTCGCGGTGATGGGGTGTGTGGTCAACGGTCCGGGTGAGGCGCGCGAGGCCGATCTGGGGGTGGCGTCGGGCAACGGCAAGGGCCAGATCTTCGTCAAGGGCGAAGTGATCAAGACGGTGCCGGAGTCGCAGATCGTGGAGACCCTGGTCGAGGAGGCGCTGCGGCTGGCCGACGCGATGGGTGCCGAGCTGCCGGAGGAGATGCGCGAGCTGGTGTCCGGGCCGACGGTCACGGTGCACTGA
- a CDS encoding site-2 protease family protein, with protein sequence MAYLLGVVLFALAILISVSLHEAGHMVTAKKFGMKVTRYFVGFGPTIWSFRRGETEYGLKAIPLGGFCKIVGMTPQDDDVAPGDESRVMWRYPVWKRTIVMSAGSVTHFGLAIVALWLAAVFMGLPNPDFPSSEEQARQEPAVVAVTDCVVVEYVSRACEATDPASPAAQAGLRDGDRILAVDGAPVDTWGDMLEVVRGAEPGAATVTYERDGVTDTVEAQLAAVQRPELGSEDGPLSTVAALGVGLRIEKPGMVTYGPIEAFGATGDYLRQMAIGTVEAMMRIPEKIPALWASITGAERDIDTPISVVGASRLGGEAVANDAWELFVLLFISLNFFVGVFNLLPLLPLDGGHIAIAWFEKIRSWVYAVFGRPDPGRVDYFKLMPLTYAVLLIGGAFTLLTITADVVNPITLFSR encoded by the coding sequence ATGGCGTACCTGCTCGGGGTGGTTCTCTTCGCCCTCGCGATTCTCATCTCGGTGAGCCTGCACGAGGCCGGTCACATGGTGACGGCCAAGAAGTTCGGGATGAAGGTCACCCGCTACTTCGTCGGCTTCGGCCCGACCATCTGGTCGTTCCGGCGCGGCGAGACCGAGTACGGCCTCAAGGCCATCCCGCTCGGCGGCTTCTGCAAGATCGTCGGGATGACGCCGCAGGACGACGACGTCGCACCCGGCGACGAGTCTCGGGTGATGTGGCGGTACCCGGTGTGGAAACGCACCATCGTGATGTCCGCCGGGTCGGTGACGCACTTCGGCCTGGCGATCGTCGCACTCTGGCTGGCGGCGGTCTTCATGGGCCTGCCGAACCCGGACTTCCCGTCGAGCGAGGAGCAGGCCCGGCAGGAGCCGGCCGTCGTCGCGGTGACCGACTGCGTCGTCGTCGAGTACGTCTCCCGGGCCTGCGAGGCGACCGACCCGGCGAGTCCGGCGGCGCAGGCCGGCCTGCGTGACGGGGACCGGATCCTCGCCGTCGACGGCGCCCCGGTCGACACCTGGGGCGACATGCTGGAGGTGGTCCGGGGCGCCGAGCCCGGGGCCGCGACCGTCACCTACGAACGCGACGGGGTGACCGACACCGTCGAGGCGCAGCTCGCGGCGGTGCAGCGGCCCGAGCTGGGCAGCGAGGACGGGCCGCTGAGCACGGTGGCGGCGCTCGGCGTCGGGCTGCGGATCGAGAAGCCCGGCATGGTGACGTACGGGCCGATCGAGGCGTTCGGGGCGACCGGCGACTACCTGCGGCAGATGGCGATCGGCACCGTCGAGGCGATGATGCGGATCCCGGAGAAGATCCCGGCGCTGTGGGCGTCGATCACCGGCGCGGAACGCGACATCGACACCCCGATCAGCGTGGTCGGTGCCAGCCGGCTCGGCGGCGAGGCGGTGGCCAACGACGCGTGGGAGCTGTTCGTCCTGCTGTTCATCTCGTTGAACTTCTTCGTCGGGGTGTTCAACCTGCTGCCGCTGCTGCCGTTGGACGGCGGGCACATCGCGATCGCCTGGTTCGAGAAGATCCGATCCTGGGTGTACGCGGTCTTCGGCCGCCCCGATCCCGGTCGGGTCGACTACTTCAAGCTGATGCCACTCACGTACGCGGTCCTGCTGATCGGTGGCGCGTTCACGCTGCTGACCATCACCGCGGACGTGGTCAACCCGATCACGCTGTTCTCGAGGTGA
- a CDS encoding Uma2 family endonuclease, whose product MHHVPREGVSPMALPAFASDPEPPREPSFDVLGDFDEPWTAQLALDLLPETNGPKVEVLSGSVIVTPHAGYDHQTIELDLAYLLKQAARRAKLWLYHEVNIVSGDDLFIPDIAVLRTSGSGQVSMRISEAVLLGEIVSKSNRRKDVIDRPRQYAAAGVPWFLRVDLRNRVPALALHELSDGEYRPVAAAAAGTLFVMKEPFEFSIDPAELLDEAATE is encoded by the coding sequence GTGCATCATGTCCCGCGGGAAGGGGTGAGCCCGATGGCGCTGCCGGCGTTCGCGAGCGATCCGGAGCCACCGCGCGAGCCGTCGTTCGACGTACTCGGGGATTTCGACGAGCCGTGGACCGCGCAGCTCGCCCTTGACCTGTTGCCGGAGACCAATGGTCCCAAGGTCGAGGTCCTCAGCGGGAGCGTGATCGTGACACCACATGCCGGGTACGACCATCAGACGATCGAGCTGGATCTGGCGTACCTGTTGAAGCAGGCAGCGCGTCGGGCCAAGCTCTGGCTCTATCACGAAGTGAACATCGTTTCGGGCGACGACCTGTTCATTCCGGACATCGCGGTGCTCCGCACATCCGGGAGCGGGCAGGTATCCATGCGTATCTCGGAGGCGGTGCTGCTCGGCGAGATCGTTTCCAAGAGCAACCGGCGCAAGGACGTGATCGACCGGCCCCGGCAGTACGCCGCAGCCGGGGTTCCGTGGTTCCTGCGCGTCGACCTCCGCAACCGGGTGCCGGCGTTGGCGTTGCACGAGCTGAGCGACGGGGAGTACCGCCCGGTGGCGGCGGCCGCCGCCGGCACCCTGTTCGTGATGAAGGAGCCGTTCGAGTTCTCGATCGACCCGGCGGAGCTGTTGGACGAGGCTGCGACAGAATGA